One stretch of Pararhizobium qamdonense DNA includes these proteins:
- a CDS encoding DUF1013 domain-containing protein, whose product MAQQLLMPKATAVWLVDNTALSFEQIATFCKLHPLEVKAIADGESAQGIKGLDPIATGQLSRDEIARAEGNPNHKLKISEPKVRVPDNKRKGPRYTPVSKRQDRPNAILWLVRNHAELKDAQISRLVGTTKSTIEQIRERTHWNSTNLTAMDPVTLGLCTQIDLDLEVERANKGRPLPTAAELGATLEASKETEKLPFSYDREEEKEIDADAVFSKLKALKSDRKDEDEDEAF is encoded by the coding sequence ATGGCTCAACAACTGCTTATGCCCAAAGCGACGGCCGTATGGCTTGTTGACAACACTGCTCTGTCGTTCGAACAGATCGCCACGTTCTGCAAGCTGCACCCGCTTGAGGTCAAGGCAATCGCCGACGGTGAATCCGCCCAGGGCATCAAGGGCCTCGACCCAATCGCCACCGGCCAGCTGTCGCGCGACGAGATCGCCCGCGCCGAAGGCAACCCGAACCACAAGCTGAAGATTTCCGAGCCGAAAGTTCGCGTTCCCGACAACAAGCGCAAGGGCCCGCGCTATACCCCGGTTTCCAAGCGCCAAGATCGCCCCAACGCCATCTTGTGGCTGGTGCGCAATCATGCCGAACTGAAGGATGCCCAGATCTCGCGTCTCGTCGGCACGACCAAGTCGACGATCGAGCAGATCCGCGAGCGCACCCACTGGAATTCGACCAACCTGACGGCGATGGACCCGGTCACGCTGGGTCTCTGCACGCAGATCGATCTCGACTTGGAAGTCGAACGCGCCAACAAGGGCCGCCCGCTCCCAACCGCAGCCGAACTCGGCGCCACGCTGGAAGCCTCGAAGGAAACGGAAAAGCTGCCGTTCTCCTACGATCGCGAAGAGGAAAAAGAGATCGACGCCGACGCCGTCTTCTCCAAGCTCAAGGCCCTCAAGTCCGATCGCAAGGACGAGGACGAAGACGAAGCCTTCTGA